One region of Labrus bergylta chromosome 23, fLabBer1.1, whole genome shotgun sequence genomic DNA includes:
- the cpsf6 gene encoding cleavage and polyadenylation specificity factor subunit 6 isoform X4, with amino-acid sequence MADGVDHIDIYADVEEEFSQEADYPVHEQIDLYDDVISPSANNGDAPEDRDYLDTLPSPGGTEGGKSAPPNVVYTYTGKRIALYIGNLTWWTTDEDLTEAIRSIGITDVLEIKFFENRANGQSKGFALVCVGSEGSSRKLMELLSKRELHGQNPIVTPCNKQSLSQFEMQSRKSTQSGQMSGEGKAGPPGAGSRGGFPMGRGRGRFPGPPGPGGDRFPGPVGPGGPPPHFPGGMQGPPRPPPGPPGPPGPPGPPPPGQGLPPPLPGPPNRGDRPPPPVLFPGQFGQPPMGPMPPGPPPPGYGPPPGPPPPQQGPPPPGPFPPRPPGPIGPPMALAPPPHMPGPPPGGPPPAPHVNPAFFPPPGNNNMPPNDRGGPPGPNDPYGRPPPYERGDYGPGGREMEASRTPLSEAEFEEIMNRNRAISSSAISRAVSDASAADYGSAIETLVTAISLIKQSKVSADDRCKVLISSLQDCLHGIESKSYGSARRERSRERDHSRSREKSRRHKSRSRDRHEDYYRERSRERDRHRERDRDRDREREREREYRHR; translated from the exons GAAGCTGACTACCCAGTTCATGAGCAGATCGACCTTTATGATGACGTAATTTCCCCATCAGCCAACAATGGTGATGCTCCAGAAGACCGTGACTACCTGGACACACTGCCTTCACCTGGTGGCACTGAGGGAGGAAAGAGTGCTCCCCCAAATGTGGTTTACACCTACACAGGCAAAAGAATCGCCCTGTACATAGGAAATCTCACATGG TGGACGACAGACGAAGACCTTACAGAAGCCATACGATCAATAGGTATCACAGATGTGCTGGAGATCAAGTTTTTTGAAAACAGAGCCAATGGACAGTCAAAAGG GTTTGCACTGGTGTGTGTCGGCTCAGAGGGATCATCCAGGAAGCTAATGGAGCTGCTGTCAAAGAGGGAGCTCCATGGTCAGAATCCCATTGTCACACCATGCAACAAACAGTCCCTCAGCCAGTTTGAGATGCAGTCACGCAAAA GTACCCAGTCAGGCCAGATGTCTGGGGAAGGTAAAGCTGGTCCCCCCGGTGCTGGTTCTAGAGGAGGTTTTCCAATGGGACGAGGCAGAGGAAGGTTTCCTGGACCTCCCGGCCCAGGAGGAGACCGCTTCCCTGGACCTGTTGGTCCTGGAGGGCCGCCACCACATTTTCCTG GTGGAATGCAGGGTCCCCCACGTCCCCCTCCCGGTCCACCTGGTCCACCGGGCCCTCCAGGACCTCCCCCTCCTGGCCAGggcctcccccctcccctccctggTCCTCCAAACCGCGGTGATAGGCCACCTCCCCCAGTTCTCTTCCCTGGTCAGTTTGGCCAGCCTCCAATGGGACCCATGCCCCCAGGACCCCCTCCTCCAGGTTACGGCCCTCCCCCTGGTCCCCCACCCCCTCAACAGGGCCCGCCACCCCCAGGACCCTTCCCTCCTCGCCCCCCAGGTCCCATTGGGCCCCCCATGGCTTTGGCGCCACCTCCTCACATGCCTGGTCCCCCGCCAGGTGGcccaccaccagcaccccatgTCAACCCTGCCTTCTTTCCCCCACCTGGCAACAACAACATGCCCCCCAACGACAGAGGAGGCCCACCTGGACCAAACGACCCATACGGGCGCCCTCCACCATACGAAAGAGGAGACTATGGTCCTGGAGGCCG ggaGATGGAGGCATCGCGAACGCCTCTTAGCGAGGCTGAATTTGAGGAGATCATGAACAGGAACCGAGCCATCTCCTCCAGCGCCATTTCCAGAGCGGTGTCTGACGCCAGTGCAG CTGACTATGGTAGTGCAATAGAGACCCTGGTTACAGCCATCAGTCTGATTAAGCAGTCCAAAGTGTCAGCAGACGACCGCTGTAAGGTCCTCATCAGTTCTCTGCAGGACTGTCTCCACGGCATTGAGTCTAAAAGCTACGGCTCTGCCCG ACGAGAGCGTTCCAGGGAACGAGACCACAGCCGCTCGAGAGAAAAGAGCAGACGCCACAAGTCCCGCAGTCGTGACAGACATGAGGACTATTATCGAGAACGCAGCCGGGAGCGGGACCGCCATCGTGAGagggacagggacagagaccgtgagagagagagggagagggagtaCCGACATCGCTAG
- the cpsf6 gene encoding cleavage and polyadenylation specificity factor subunit 6 isoform X2 yields the protein MADGVDHIDIYADVEEEFSQEADYPVHEQIDLYDDVISPSANNGDAPEDRDYLDTLPSPGGTEGGKSAPPNVVYTYTGKRIALYIGNLTWWTTDEDLTEAIRSIGITDVLEIKFFENRANGQSKGFALVCVGSEGSSRKLMELLSKRELHGQNPIVTPCNKQSLSQFEMQSRKSTQSGQMSGEGKAGPPGAGSRGGFPMGRGRGRFPGPPGPGGDRFPGPVGPGGPPPHFPGSGMGPDLIRHQDGPLMDMSFNPFPPGGRNGSWRGRGGMQGPPRPPPGPPGPPGPPGPPPPGQGLPPPLPGPPNRGDRPPPPVLFPGQFGQPPMGPMPPGPPPPGYGPPPGPPPPQQGPPPPGPFPPRPPGPIGPPMALAPPPHMPGPPPGGPPPAPHVNPAFFPPPGNNNMPPNDRGGPPGPNDPYGRPPPYERGDYGPGGREMEASRTPLSEAEFEEIMNRNRAISSSAISRAVSDASAADYGSAIETLVTAISLIKQSKVSADDRCKVLISSLQDCLHGIESKSYGSARRERSRERDHSRSREKSRRHKSRSRDRHEDYYRERSRERDRHRERDRDRDREREREREYRHR from the exons GAAGCTGACTACCCAGTTCATGAGCAGATCGACCTTTATGATGACGTAATTTCCCCATCAGCCAACAATGGTGATGCTCCAGAAGACCGTGACTACCTGGACACACTGCCTTCACCTGGTGGCACTGAGGGAGGAAAGAGTGCTCCCCCAAATGTGGTTTACACCTACACAGGCAAAAGAATCGCCCTGTACATAGGAAATCTCACATGG TGGACGACAGACGAAGACCTTACAGAAGCCATACGATCAATAGGTATCACAGATGTGCTGGAGATCAAGTTTTTTGAAAACAGAGCCAATGGACAGTCAAAAGG GTTTGCACTGGTGTGTGTCGGCTCAGAGGGATCATCCAGGAAGCTAATGGAGCTGCTGTCAAAGAGGGAGCTCCATGGTCAGAATCCCATTGTCACACCATGCAACAAACAGTCCCTCAGCCAGTTTGAGATGCAGTCACGCAAAA GTACCCAGTCAGGCCAGATGTCTGGGGAAGGTAAAGCTGGTCCCCCCGGTGCTGGTTCTAGAGGAGGTTTTCCAATGGGACGAGGCAGAGGAAGGTTTCCTGGACCTCCCGGCCCAGGAGGAGACCGCTTCCCTGGACCTGTTGGTCCTGGAGGGCCGCCACCACATTTTCCTG GCTCGGGGATGGGACCAGATCTGATTAGGCACCAAGATGGCCCCCTGATGGATATGAGTTTCAATCCCTTCCCGCCGGGGGGCAGGAACGGGAGCTGGCGCGGCAGAG GTGGAATGCAGGGTCCCCCACGTCCCCCTCCCGGTCCACCTGGTCCACCGGGCCCTCCAGGACCTCCCCCTCCTGGCCAGggcctcccccctcccctccctggTCCTCCAAACCGCGGTGATAGGCCACCTCCCCCAGTTCTCTTCCCTGGTCAGTTTGGCCAGCCTCCAATGGGACCCATGCCCCCAGGACCCCCTCCTCCAGGTTACGGCCCTCCCCCTGGTCCCCCACCCCCTCAACAGGGCCCGCCACCCCCAGGACCCTTCCCTCCTCGCCCCCCAGGTCCCATTGGGCCCCCCATGGCTTTGGCGCCACCTCCTCACATGCCTGGTCCCCCGCCAGGTGGcccaccaccagcaccccatgTCAACCCTGCCTTCTTTCCCCCACCTGGCAACAACAACATGCCCCCCAACGACAGAGGAGGCCCACCTGGACCAAACGACCCATACGGGCGCCCTCCACCATACGAAAGAGGAGACTATGGTCCTGGAGGCCG ggaGATGGAGGCATCGCGAACGCCTCTTAGCGAGGCTGAATTTGAGGAGATCATGAACAGGAACCGAGCCATCTCCTCCAGCGCCATTTCCAGAGCGGTGTCTGACGCCAGTGCAG CTGACTATGGTAGTGCAATAGAGACCCTGGTTACAGCCATCAGTCTGATTAAGCAGTCCAAAGTGTCAGCAGACGACCGCTGTAAGGTCCTCATCAGTTCTCTGCAGGACTGTCTCCACGGCATTGAGTCTAAAAGCTACGGCTCTGCCCG ACGAGAGCGTTCCAGGGAACGAGACCACAGCCGCTCGAGAGAAAAGAGCAGACGCCACAAGTCCCGCAGTCGTGACAGACATGAGGACTATTATCGAGAACGCAGCCGGGAGCGGGACCGCCATCGTGAGagggacagggacagagaccgtgagagagagagggagagggagtaCCGACATCGCTAG
- the cpsf6 gene encoding cleavage and polyadenylation specificity factor subunit 6 isoform X3, whose translation MADGVDHIDIYADVEEEFSQEADYPVHEQIDLYDDVISPSANNGDAPEDRDYLDTLPSPGGTEGGKSAPPNVVYTYTGKRIALYIGNLTWWTTDEDLTEAIRSIGITDVLEIKFFENRANGQSKGFALVCVGSEGSSRKLMELLSKRELHGQNPIVTPCNKQSLSQFEMQSRKSEECSEKKGTQSGQMSGEGKAGPPGAGSRGGFPMGRGRGRFPGPPGPGGDRFPGPVGPGGPPPHFPGGMQGPPRPPPGPPGPPGPPGPPPPGQGLPPPLPGPPNRGDRPPPPVLFPGQFGQPPMGPMPPGPPPPGYGPPPGPPPPQQGPPPPGPFPPRPPGPIGPPMALAPPPHMPGPPPGGPPPAPHVNPAFFPPPGNNNMPPNDRGGPPGPNDPYGRPPPYERGDYGPGGREMEASRTPLSEAEFEEIMNRNRAISSSAISRAVSDASAADYGSAIETLVTAISLIKQSKVSADDRCKVLISSLQDCLHGIESKSYGSARRERSRERDHSRSREKSRRHKSRSRDRHEDYYRERSRERDRHRERDRDRDREREREREYRHR comes from the exons GAAGCTGACTACCCAGTTCATGAGCAGATCGACCTTTATGATGACGTAATTTCCCCATCAGCCAACAATGGTGATGCTCCAGAAGACCGTGACTACCTGGACACACTGCCTTCACCTGGTGGCACTGAGGGAGGAAAGAGTGCTCCCCCAAATGTGGTTTACACCTACACAGGCAAAAGAATCGCCCTGTACATAGGAAATCTCACATGG TGGACGACAGACGAAGACCTTACAGAAGCCATACGATCAATAGGTATCACAGATGTGCTGGAGATCAAGTTTTTTGAAAACAGAGCCAATGGACAGTCAAAAGG GTTTGCACTGGTGTGTGTCGGCTCAGAGGGATCATCCAGGAAGCTAATGGAGCTGCTGTCAAAGAGGGAGCTCCATGGTCAGAATCCCATTGTCACACCATGCAACAAACAGTCCCTCAGCCAGTTTGAGATGCAGTCACGCAAAA GTGAGGagtgctctgaaaaaaaag GTACCCAGTCAGGCCAGATGTCTGGGGAAGGTAAAGCTGGTCCCCCCGGTGCTGGTTCTAGAGGAGGTTTTCCAATGGGACGAGGCAGAGGAAGGTTTCCTGGACCTCCCGGCCCAGGAGGAGACCGCTTCCCTGGACCTGTTGGTCCTGGAGGGCCGCCACCACATTTTCCTG GTGGAATGCAGGGTCCCCCACGTCCCCCTCCCGGTCCACCTGGTCCACCGGGCCCTCCAGGACCTCCCCCTCCTGGCCAGggcctcccccctcccctccctggTCCTCCAAACCGCGGTGATAGGCCACCTCCCCCAGTTCTCTTCCCTGGTCAGTTTGGCCAGCCTCCAATGGGACCCATGCCCCCAGGACCCCCTCCTCCAGGTTACGGCCCTCCCCCTGGTCCCCCACCCCCTCAACAGGGCCCGCCACCCCCAGGACCCTTCCCTCCTCGCCCCCCAGGTCCCATTGGGCCCCCCATGGCTTTGGCGCCACCTCCTCACATGCCTGGTCCCCCGCCAGGTGGcccaccaccagcaccccatgTCAACCCTGCCTTCTTTCCCCCACCTGGCAACAACAACATGCCCCCCAACGACAGAGGAGGCCCACCTGGACCAAACGACCCATACGGGCGCCCTCCACCATACGAAAGAGGAGACTATGGTCCTGGAGGCCG ggaGATGGAGGCATCGCGAACGCCTCTTAGCGAGGCTGAATTTGAGGAGATCATGAACAGGAACCGAGCCATCTCCTCCAGCGCCATTTCCAGAGCGGTGTCTGACGCCAGTGCAG CTGACTATGGTAGTGCAATAGAGACCCTGGTTACAGCCATCAGTCTGATTAAGCAGTCCAAAGTGTCAGCAGACGACCGCTGTAAGGTCCTCATCAGTTCTCTGCAGGACTGTCTCCACGGCATTGAGTCTAAAAGCTACGGCTCTGCCCG ACGAGAGCGTTCCAGGGAACGAGACCACAGCCGCTCGAGAGAAAAGAGCAGACGCCACAAGTCCCGCAGTCGTGACAGACATGAGGACTATTATCGAGAACGCAGCCGGGAGCGGGACCGCCATCGTGAGagggacagggacagagaccgtgagagagagagggagagggagtaCCGACATCGCTAG
- the cpsf6 gene encoding cleavage and polyadenylation specificity factor subunit 6 isoform X1, which translates to MADGVDHIDIYADVEEEFSQEADYPVHEQIDLYDDVISPSANNGDAPEDRDYLDTLPSPGGTEGGKSAPPNVVYTYTGKRIALYIGNLTWWTTDEDLTEAIRSIGITDVLEIKFFENRANGQSKGFALVCVGSEGSSRKLMELLSKRELHGQNPIVTPCNKQSLSQFEMQSRKSEECSEKKGTQSGQMSGEGKAGPPGAGSRGGFPMGRGRGRFPGPPGPGGDRFPGPVGPGGPPPHFPGSGMGPDLIRHQDGPLMDMSFNPFPPGGRNGSWRGRGGMQGPPRPPPGPPGPPGPPGPPPPGQGLPPPLPGPPNRGDRPPPPVLFPGQFGQPPMGPMPPGPPPPGYGPPPGPPPPQQGPPPPGPFPPRPPGPIGPPMALAPPPHMPGPPPGGPPPAPHVNPAFFPPPGNNNMPPNDRGGPPGPNDPYGRPPPYERGDYGPGGREMEASRTPLSEAEFEEIMNRNRAISSSAISRAVSDASAADYGSAIETLVTAISLIKQSKVSADDRCKVLISSLQDCLHGIESKSYGSARRERSRERDHSRSREKSRRHKSRSRDRHEDYYRERSRERDRHRERDRDRDREREREREYRHR; encoded by the exons GAAGCTGACTACCCAGTTCATGAGCAGATCGACCTTTATGATGACGTAATTTCCCCATCAGCCAACAATGGTGATGCTCCAGAAGACCGTGACTACCTGGACACACTGCCTTCACCTGGTGGCACTGAGGGAGGAAAGAGTGCTCCCCCAAATGTGGTTTACACCTACACAGGCAAAAGAATCGCCCTGTACATAGGAAATCTCACATGG TGGACGACAGACGAAGACCTTACAGAAGCCATACGATCAATAGGTATCACAGATGTGCTGGAGATCAAGTTTTTTGAAAACAGAGCCAATGGACAGTCAAAAGG GTTTGCACTGGTGTGTGTCGGCTCAGAGGGATCATCCAGGAAGCTAATGGAGCTGCTGTCAAAGAGGGAGCTCCATGGTCAGAATCCCATTGTCACACCATGCAACAAACAGTCCCTCAGCCAGTTTGAGATGCAGTCACGCAAAA GTGAGGagtgctctgaaaaaaaag GTACCCAGTCAGGCCAGATGTCTGGGGAAGGTAAAGCTGGTCCCCCCGGTGCTGGTTCTAGAGGAGGTTTTCCAATGGGACGAGGCAGAGGAAGGTTTCCTGGACCTCCCGGCCCAGGAGGAGACCGCTTCCCTGGACCTGTTGGTCCTGGAGGGCCGCCACCACATTTTCCTG GCTCGGGGATGGGACCAGATCTGATTAGGCACCAAGATGGCCCCCTGATGGATATGAGTTTCAATCCCTTCCCGCCGGGGGGCAGGAACGGGAGCTGGCGCGGCAGAG GTGGAATGCAGGGTCCCCCACGTCCCCCTCCCGGTCCACCTGGTCCACCGGGCCCTCCAGGACCTCCCCCTCCTGGCCAGggcctcccccctcccctccctggTCCTCCAAACCGCGGTGATAGGCCACCTCCCCCAGTTCTCTTCCCTGGTCAGTTTGGCCAGCCTCCAATGGGACCCATGCCCCCAGGACCCCCTCCTCCAGGTTACGGCCCTCCCCCTGGTCCCCCACCCCCTCAACAGGGCCCGCCACCCCCAGGACCCTTCCCTCCTCGCCCCCCAGGTCCCATTGGGCCCCCCATGGCTTTGGCGCCACCTCCTCACATGCCTGGTCCCCCGCCAGGTGGcccaccaccagcaccccatgTCAACCCTGCCTTCTTTCCCCCACCTGGCAACAACAACATGCCCCCCAACGACAGAGGAGGCCCACCTGGACCAAACGACCCATACGGGCGCCCTCCACCATACGAAAGAGGAGACTATGGTCCTGGAGGCCG ggaGATGGAGGCATCGCGAACGCCTCTTAGCGAGGCTGAATTTGAGGAGATCATGAACAGGAACCGAGCCATCTCCTCCAGCGCCATTTCCAGAGCGGTGTCTGACGCCAGTGCAG CTGACTATGGTAGTGCAATAGAGACCCTGGTTACAGCCATCAGTCTGATTAAGCAGTCCAAAGTGTCAGCAGACGACCGCTGTAAGGTCCTCATCAGTTCTCTGCAGGACTGTCTCCACGGCATTGAGTCTAAAAGCTACGGCTCTGCCCG ACGAGAGCGTTCCAGGGAACGAGACCACAGCCGCTCGAGAGAAAAGAGCAGACGCCACAAGTCCCGCAGTCGTGACAGACATGAGGACTATTATCGAGAACGCAGCCGGGAGCGGGACCGCCATCGTGAGagggacagggacagagaccgtgagagagagagggagagggagtaCCGACATCGCTAG